Within the Sporichthyaceae bacterium genome, the region AGGCTGGCCGGTCGTGTCTGCCTCGAAATCCCTCGACTCGACCGCGCCGCCGCCGGCCCCCACCAACGGGCTGTCAGCGGCGCAGCGACGGGCGGTGGCCGAGTTGATTCGGGTTTCCCCGGTGGCCGTGGAACTGGGCCGCCGCTTCGAGGCCGCGGGCGCCGAGCTGGCTCTGGTAGGCGGCTCGGTCCGGGACGCCCTGCTCGGCCGGCTGGGCCATGACCTGGACTTCGCCACCTCCGCCCGGCCGGAGCGGACCGCGCAGATCCTGCGGGGCTGGGCCGAGTCGGTGTGGGACGTCGGGGCCGCGTTCGGCACGGTCGGGGCCCGGCGCGAGGGCTACCAGCTGGAGATCACCACCTACCGGGCCGACGTTTATGACCGCTCCTCCCGCAAGCCCGAGGTCACCTATTCCGAGTCGCTCGGCGACGACCTGGTGCGCCGCGACTTCACGGTCAACGCGATGGCGGTGCGGCTGCCGGCAGCGGATTTCGTCGATCCGCACGACGGCCTGCGCGACCTGGCCGCGAAGGTGCTGCGCACCCCGCGGACCCCGGCTGAATCGTTCTCCGACGACCCGCTGCGGATGATGCGCGCCGCCCGATTCGCCGCCCAGCTGGGCTTCGACGTCGCCCCCGAGGTGCACACGGCGCTGGTCGAGATGGGCCAGCGGCTGGAGATCATCTCGGCCGAGCGCATCCGCGACGAGCTGATCAAGCTCGTCGACGCCGCGCAGCCGCGACGTGGCCTGCAGTTGCTCGTCGACACCGGGCTGGCCAACCGGTGCCTGCCTGAGCTGCCGGCCCTGCGGTTGGAGATCGACGAACACCACCGGCACAAGGACGTCTACGAGCACACCCTGACCGTGCTCGAGCAGGCC harbors:
- a CDS encoding CCA tRNA nucleotidyltransferase, translated to MSASKSLDSTAPPPAPTNGLSAAQRRAVAELIRVSPVAVELGRRFEAAGAELALVGGSVRDALLGRLGHDLDFATSARPERTAQILRGWAESVWDVGAAFGTVGARREGYQLEITTYRADVYDRSSRKPEVTYSESLGDDLVRRDFTVNAMAVRLPAADFVDPHDGLRDLAAKVLRTPRTPAESFSDDPLRMMRAARFAAQLGFDVAPEVHTALVEMGQRLEIISAERIRDELIKLVDAAQPRRGLQLLVDTGLANRCLPELPALRLEIDEHHRHKDVYEHTLTVLEQAIALETDGPDFVLRFAALMHDVGKPRTRRNEAAGRVSFHHHEVVGAQMTRTRMKALRFDKATTEEVARLVELHLRFHGFGTGEWTDSAVRRYVRDAGDMLERLHQLTRADCTTRNRRKAAALAKSYDEFENRIAKLAEEEELASLRPALDGNQIMAELGLRPGPDVGAAYRYLLDLRIEQGPLDSEAARAALRAWWAERGATNR